The following are encoded in a window of Sminthopsis crassicaudata isolate SCR6 chromosome 5, ASM4859323v1, whole genome shotgun sequence genomic DNA:
- the PRICKLE1 gene encoding prickle-like protein 1, with protein sequence MMEPLEMEPTKNKLTFGCQRSSTSDDDSGYALEEYAWVPPGLKLEEVQLYFACLPEDKVPYVNSPGEKHRIKQLLYQLPPHDNEVRYCQSLSEEEKKELQMFSVQRKKESLGRGTIKLLSRGLMHTVCEQCGMKINAGKIVVFASRAGPGAWWHPSCFVCFTCNELLVDLIYFYQDGKIYCGRHHAELLKPRCSACDEIIFADECTEAECRHWHMKHFCCLECETVLGGQRYIMKDGHPFCCGCFESLYAEYCETCGEHIGVDHAQMTYNGQHWHATEACFSCAQCKIPLLGCPFLPKQGQIYCSKTCSLGEDIHASDSSDSAFQSARSRDSRRSIRVGKSSQSTDQCRQSLLLSTALNYKYLNLSDNAEDLLSHKLDDLSLSHQGVNFVNKEFWKGEGDQELPEDTEEWAEHEDYMTHLLLKYGDKGLFQQTSEMDVQSNEPWIVNDIVTNKTDLNKQNLVNQKYQSEVYWSQSQDGLDDSAYGSHPGPVGNRKLQELDMEHGASGYNHDQIHWFEDSVECLSDLKNDQSVLDSMDSLALSNITGTSVDEENKSRPSLYSLQNFQEIEKEECEKMSNMGTLNSSPLHRNTEFLKSLSSELCPENILAKEKQVHLPILRRSKSQSRPQVKFSDDVVYNKNHGNIEINQPPMSERTRRRVYHFEEWGPRPHSHCHRRSRKSCSDNALNLTTERKYSPKEKHWPYSPDNYGKFNQNKHAHELQAYVQNAELYGQYVHSTSDYAPQNQVVDKFIKFYGDDDSLCSTSSSDSEEEGYFLGQPIPKPRLQRRACYTDDLSSPTSELLNTQIGQRTTNSKKKKGHKGKNCIIS encoded by the exons ATGATGGAACCTTTGGAGATGGAACCCACAAAGAACAAACTCACCTTTGGGTGTCAGAGAAGTTCAACATCTGATGATGATTCAGGCTATGCCTTGGAAGAGTATGCCTGGGTTCCACCTGGTCTTAAGCTAGAAGAG GTCCAGCTTTATTTTGCTTGTTTACCAGAAGATAAAGTTCCTTATGTTAATAGCCCTGGGGAGAAACATCGAATTAAACAGCTTTTGTACCAGTTGCCTCCACATGATAATGAG gtgaGGTATTGCCAATCTCtgagtgaagaagaaaagaaggaattgcAGATGTTCAGTGTTCAGCGTAAGAAAGAGTCACTTGGAAGAGGAACTATTAAACTTCTTTCCAGAGGACTAATGCATACAGTCTGTGAACAG TGTGGAATGAAGATAAATGCTGGCAAAATTGTGGTATTTGCCTCTCGAGCTGGGCCTGGAGCATGGTGGCATCCTTCCTGTTTCGTCTGCTTTACATGTAATGAGCTACTAGTTGATCTCATCTATTTTTACCAAGATGGAAAAATTTACTGTGGGAGGCACCATGCTGAACTGCTCAAACCACGTTGCTCAGCTTGTGATGAG ataatttttgCTGATGAGTGCACAGAAGCCGAATGTCGCCACTGGCACATGAAACACTTCTGTTGCCTCGAATGTGAAACTGTCCTTGGTGGACAAAGGTACATTATGAAGGATGGCCATCCATTCTGCTGTGGTTGTTTTGAATCTCTTTATGCAGAATACTGTGAGACCTGTGGAGAGCACATAG GTGTTGATCATGCTCAAATGACCTACAATGGACAACACTGGCATGCCACAGAAGCTTGCTTTTCCTGTGCACAGTGTAAAATTCCTCTGTTAGGTTGTCCCTTCCTTCCCAAACAAGGGCAGATCTATTGCTCAAAAACCTGTAGCCTTGGGGAAGATATTCATGCCTCAGATTCCTCAGACTCTGCGTTCCAGTCTGCACGATCAAGAGACTCTCGGAGAAGTATCCGTGTTGGGAAGAGTAGTCAGTCAACTGACCAGTGCAGACAATCTCTGCTTCTATCCACTGCCCTAAACTACAAGTACCTCAATCTTTCTGACAATGCCGAGGATCTTCTTTCTCATAAACTGGATGATCTGAGCCTCTCACATCAAGGTGTGAATTTTGTCAATAAAGAGTTTTGGAAAGGTGAAGGAGACCAGGAACTGCCAGAAGATACTGAAGAATGGGCAGAACATGAAGACTATATGACACATCTGCTTCTCAAGTATGGCGATAAAGGTCTTTTTCAACAGACTAGTGAAATGGACGTTCAGTCCAATGAGCCCTGGATAGTTAATGACATAGTTACAAATAAGACcgatttaaataaacaaaatctaGTCAACCAAAAATACCAGTCAGAGGTGTATTGGTCACAGTCGCAAGATGGATTGGATGATTCTGCTTATGGTAGTCACCCAGGTCCTGTTGGCAATAGAAAGCTCCAAGAATTGGATATGGAACATGGAGCTTCTGGATACAATCATGATCAAATACATTGGTTTGAAGATTCTGTGGAGTGTTTATCTGACTTGAAAAATGACCAAAGTGTTCTGGACTCTATGGATTCCTTAGCCTTATCTAATATTACAG GAACTTCAGTAGATGAAGAAAACAAGTCAAGACCTTCATTATATTCTCTACAAAACTTccaggaaatagaaaaagaagagtgTGAGAAAATGAGCAATATGGGCACTTTAAATTCTTCTCCACTCCATAGAAACACTGAATTCTTAAAGAGTCTAAGTTCTGAATTATGTCCAGAAAATATATTGGCCAAAGAGAAACAAGTGCACCTGCCAATACTGAGAAGATCTAAGTCTCAGTCTAGACCACAAgttaaattttcagatgatgttgTTTACAACAAAAACCATGGAAATATTGAAATCAACCAACCACCAATGAGTGAAAGGACTAGAAGAAGAGTTTATCATTTTGAGGAATGGGGACCCCGGCCTCATTCTCATTGCCATAGAAGAAGTAGGAAATCTTGCTCAGACAACGCACTGAACCTCACTACAGAAAGAAAGTACTCTCCTAAAGAGAAGCACTGGCCTTACTCTCCAGATAACTATGGGAAATTTAACCAAAATAAACACGCTCACGAGCTCCAAGCTTATGTACAAAATGCTGAGCTCTATGGACAGTATGTTCATTCTACTTCAGATTATGCACCACAGAATCAAGTAGttgataaatttattaaattttatggtGACGATGATTCTTTATGTTCAACTTCTTCTTCTGATTCAGAAGAAGAAGGATACTTTCTTGGGCAACCTATTCCTAAACCACGGCTGCAGAGACGTGCATGCTATACGGATGACCTCTCCAGTCCAACATCGGAGCTACTTAATACTCAAATTGGGCAAAGGACAACaaactccaaaaagaaaaagggacacAAAGGCAAGAATTGTATTATTTCTTAA